Sequence from the [Clostridium] scindens genome:
CCATTGTAAATCCCCGTCCGCGTACTCCATTGATCTGGGAAATCGTTATGAAGGCCTTGGGGTCTATATTCTGAATCATTTCATTTACTAAATACAGTTTTCGCCCGGGAATCACGCACAGCACGCCCTTCTGCTGACGGTGCCCATATCCCGTCTCGATGTGCACCATAGTGGCTCCTACGTCTACCTCCAAAAGCATCCGGCGTTTGACTTCTTCGTACTTGTCCGATATGACAAACAGCTGGATCTGGGATTTTCCCATCAGCATGACACGGTTCAGGATTAGCGTATTGAGCACCAGCGCAAGTATGCCATACAAGATCTGTTCGGAGTCCGAGAAGAATGCCTGGAGACTAAGGACGAGGAAATCCACGATGTATAGCAGCACGGCCACCGATACATGAACCCATCGATTCAGCACCAGCGCCAGAATATCCGTTCCTCCTGTGGATGCCCCCACCCGCACGATCAGACCCACGCCAATTCCCAGCAGGACTCCTCCATATATGGTAGCAAGCATGACATTGTCCGTCAATCTGGTGATTCCTGGAATTGCTTGCATTGCCGACAGAAATGCAGGATAAACGAACGTGCTGATGATCGTGGTGACAATAAAGGTCTTCCCCAGAATCAAAGCCCCCAGGATAAAGAGGACTGCATTTACGCAGAAAATGATCAAAGAAAGATCCACAGGCAGATAATGGCTTATAGCAAGGCCGATGCCGGTAGCGCCTCCCATGATGATCCCGTTGGGCACTATGAAGGCGGCCACGGCTGCTGCCAGTATCGCATTTCCTGCCAATACGCCTGCCAATGTCTTCAGGCTCTTCTTCCAACTCCTCTTCATCTCTTGCCGGTACCCTCTCTTCTATATTATTATGAGATGCCCTTCATCGTAAGCTGGATCCGCTTCTTCTTAAGATCTACGCTTAAGACTTTTACATCAACGATATCTCCTACGCTCACAACCTCAAGCGGGTGCTTGATAAATTTTTTGTCCGTTATCTCGGAGATATGTACCAGGCCGTCCTGATGGACGCCGATGTCTACGAATACGCCAAAGTCGATGACGTTTCTGACGGTTCCCTTTAATACCATTCCTTCCGTCAGATCCTTCATTTCCAGAACATCCGTCCTTAGGATGGGCTTTGGCATCTCATCACGGGGATCCCGGGCTGGTTTTTCCAATTCCTTTACGATATCCTTCAAGGTAATCTCGCCGATCCCCAATTCTTCGGCAA
This genomic interval carries:
- a CDS encoding YitT family protein, whose amino-acid sequence is MKRSWKKSLKTLAGVLAGNAILAAAVAAFIVPNGIIMGGATGIGLAISHYLPVDLSLIIFCVNAVLFILGALILGKTFIVTTIISTFVYPAFLSAMQAIPGITRLTDNVMLATIYGGVLLGIGVGLIVRVGASTGGTDILALVLNRWVHVSVAVLLYIVDFLVLSLQAFFSDSEQILYGILALVLNTLILNRVMLMGKSQIQLFVISDKYEEVKRRMLLEVDVGATMVHIETGYGHRQQKGVLCVIPGRKLYLVNEMIQNIDPKAFITISQINGVRGRGFTMERN